From one Lactiplantibacillus paraplantarum genomic stretch:
- a CDS encoding HK97 gp10 family phage protein codes for MSWGTIDDAEFKEFAKKVQTEANAEILKSQLEESVKRVGAQILKGVKAKTPVDTGTLRRGWELKGPTVSASVITLTALNNIEYAQYIEMGHRTRGGGWVPGQHMLMKTMFEVDDQMTSLLTPALQKFLSKLS; via the coding sequence ATGAGTTGGGGAACGATTGATGATGCTGAATTCAAAGAATTTGCGAAGAAGGTTCAAACGGAGGCCAATGCCGAAATTCTTAAATCGCAGTTGGAAGAGAGTGTAAAACGAGTTGGTGCACAAATACTCAAAGGAGTCAAAGCCAAAACACCGGTTGACACAGGGACGCTTCGACGTGGTTGGGAATTGAAAGGGCCAACAGTTAGTGCATCCGTGATTACGTTGACGGCGCTAAACAACATCGAATATGCGCAATATATCGAAATGGGACATAGAACTCGTGGCGGTGGTTGGGTTCCTGGGCAGCACATGCTGATGAAAACAATGTTTGAGGTTGATGACCAAATGACGTCATTGTTGACCCCTGCACTACAAAAGTTCTTATCTAAGCTCTCATGA
- a CDS encoding phage tail terminator family protein, which translates to MSFNVTKRIATQLAQLVPGLPIYREQQRGGFQEPSFFVEKLPTAIMPNLFGIQVRDNHFQLVYFPDPENPNEDMEMMEELLADNFVQLNDFAGITNRNFDHNDGALLMTFTVSFRAVPVDDGTKQETIDYRGGTKRE; encoded by the coding sequence ATGTCATTTAATGTAACGAAGCGAATTGCTACACAGTTGGCTCAACTTGTTCCAGGGTTGCCCATTTATCGTGAACAACAACGAGGTGGTTTTCAAGAGCCATCTTTTTTTGTGGAAAAGTTGCCAACTGCTATTATGCCAAACCTATTCGGTATCCAAGTGCGAGATAATCACTTTCAATTGGTGTATTTTCCAGACCCGGAAAACCCGAATGAAGATATGGAAATGATGGAAGAATTATTAGCTGATAATTTTGTTCAGTTAAATGATTTCGCAGGGATCACAAACCGAAACTTCGACCACAACGATGGGGCGTTACTGATGACATTCACTGTCAGTTTCCGCGCGGTACCTGTTGATGATGGCACGAAACAAGAGACGATTGATTATCGAGGAGGGACAAAACGTGAGTGA
- a CDS encoding phage scaffolding protein — MKREKLTELKLTEEQIKAVMDINGEDIENAKVKASTGIEALQQENETLKGNVASRDKDLKGLKKQLGDNEELTKQVTDLQAKYDEDTKALTAQLNQTKLNGALNTALTGAKVRNPKAIKGLLDMDKVKLTDDGKLEGVDDQLAALKKSDGYLFDEGKQGHYEPNGGSGPQDPDPAQAMIDAFKS; from the coding sequence ATGAAACGTGAAAAACTAACAGAACTGAAACTTACCGAGGAACAAATCAAGGCTGTTATGGATATCAACGGCGAGGATATCGAAAACGCCAAGGTTAAAGCCAGTACTGGCATTGAAGCCTTGCAACAAGAAAACGAAACTTTAAAAGGTAACGTGGCTAGCCGGGATAAGGATTTGAAGGGCCTTAAAAAGCAATTAGGGGATAACGAAGAGTTGACTAAGCAAGTCACTGATTTACAAGCCAAATATGATGAGGACACTAAAGCATTGACCGCTCAGCTTAACCAAACCAAGTTGAACGGCGCATTGAATACGGCGCTGACTGGTGCTAAAGTACGTAACCCTAAAGCCATCAAGGGCTTGCTTGATATGGATAAGGTGAAGCTAACCGATGATGGCAAGCTTGAAGGTGTCGATGATCAGTTAGCAGCGCTTAAAAAGTCCGATGGCTATTTGTTCGACGAAGGTAAGCAGGGACATTACGAACCAAACGGTGGGAGTGGCCCGCAAGATCCAGATCCCGCCCAAGCAATGATCGACGCATTTAAATCTTAG
- a CDS encoding phage tail sheath C-terminal domain-containing protein, translating into MAGGIWKTQNKVRPGAYINVKGVPEQQTDTTTGRVLMANGVDYGWGANGVIELSGDSDFRALIGVAQTDSKAITIHEALKGAVTVLLVNDNAGTKATVADEGLPWTLTAKYAGVRGNDLTVSVLKDPTDETKITVTTLLGTSVVDQQAIKSDGSVPLLSNDYIDVVTADETAGPTKLAALTGKTTYKLTGGTSEKGDITTLLSDAMETRSYSVVTTAGYPVDTEIHALLANLVQRMRDDEGYKVTGVVPALTTDTKYNSEAITAVVNGVTLMDGTVLDATTAAAYIAGASSALDGSASLTYAVYPDAQDATPRLSNTAIIDNLKAGHLVFSVKRDGDVVIEEDINSLVQFTDDKPSYFAKNQVIRTIDGIANLTQTIFENQFIGKVNNDDTGRDLFKANLVAQLDTLQNGGSITNFVADDVTVAEGQTKDSIVVDLAVQPNEAMEKLYMTITVQ; encoded by the coding sequence ATGGCAGGCGGAATTTGGAAGACACAAAATAAGGTACGACCTGGCGCATATATCAATGTCAAAGGGGTGCCGGAACAACAAACTGATACGACTACTGGCCGTGTATTAATGGCAAACGGTGTTGATTATGGTTGGGGCGCTAATGGGGTCATTGAGCTATCTGGAGATAGTGACTTTCGCGCACTGATTGGTGTTGCTCAGACGGATTCTAAGGCGATTACAATTCATGAAGCTTTAAAGGGAGCCGTAACTGTGTTACTAGTCAACGACAATGCTGGTACTAAAGCAACAGTGGCTGATGAAGGCTTGCCATGGACGCTTACAGCTAAATACGCAGGTGTACGTGGTAATGATCTGACTGTCAGTGTGTTAAAAGACCCGACGGACGAGACGAAAATTACAGTTACAACGCTTCTAGGAACGTCTGTAGTTGATCAACAGGCAATTAAGAGTGATGGTTCAGTGCCACTGCTGTCTAATGATTATATTGATGTTGTTACCGCAGATGAAACGGCAGGACCAACCAAATTGGCAGCATTGACTGGTAAGACCACGTATAAGCTGACGGGTGGTACTAGTGAAAAGGGCGACATCACGACATTATTGTCTGACGCCATGGAGACTCGCTCATACAGTGTCGTCACGACGGCCGGCTATCCAGTTGATACTGAGATTCATGCCTTACTTGCGAACCTTGTACAGCGGATGCGTGATGATGAAGGGTACAAGGTGACGGGCGTTGTACCAGCTTTGACGACCGACACCAAGTACAATTCGGAAGCCATTACAGCTGTTGTCAATGGCGTGACATTAATGGATGGCACGGTCTTGGACGCAACTACCGCAGCCGCATATATTGCAGGAGCATCATCTGCGCTTGATGGTAGTGCCTCGTTGACGTATGCCGTTTATCCGGATGCACAAGATGCGACACCTCGCCTTTCAAATACAGCAATCATTGATAATTTGAAAGCAGGACACCTCGTATTTAGTGTGAAGCGAGATGGCGATGTGGTTATTGAAGAGGACATCAACAGCCTGGTTCAATTTACTGATGACAAGCCAAGCTATTTTGCTAAAAACCAGGTCATCCGCACAATCGATGGCATTGCGAATTTGACGCAAACAATTTTCGAAAACCAGTTCATTGGTAAGGTCAACAACGATGACACTGGTCGCGACCTATTCAAAGCAAACCTTGTGGCTCAACTGGATACATTGCAAAATGGTGGTTCTATCACTAATTTTGTGGCTGATGATGTAACTGTGGCAGAAGGCCAAACTAAAGACTCCATTGTGGTAGATTTAGCGGTTCAACCAAACGAAGCAATGGAAAAATTATACATGACGATTACTGTTCAATAG